The sequence GTAGCTAATCatgtttttggttattttgatttttgttctgCTCCTCCTGTGCTTAGAGATGTTATATTGGAGGAAGCCTTGTATGTATCTTCTTGTTTGGTTGTTCAATAAAAGTTTTCTTcccagccaaaaaaaagaaaagaaaaaagaccatTCTTTAATTTTCATTATCCTATtccaatgttttctttttttttttgggggaggggggggggggggtacttTCCATGTCAAGAAACTCCACTAAAGTTAGGAAAAAATTTATCAGGAAACAAACCACATGGGAGGTGAGTGTCACAAAATAAACTACGTACAGTACAGGAGGTTTATGTCATGCCATAGAACTTATAGAAGTGACATTTGTAAATTTGCCccaaaaatttctctttcataaaatactttatttatttatttacttattttcaaatttcacccacaaaataaaaatatacatatgtTCTCATTTATTCAggtggaaaacttttttttggggggcaaaagcctaaaCCTGACTTGTTTACTTCTGTTTAGTAGCAAACTTGCAACTCTAAACATCTCCCGAAAACATCACAGAAGGTCATTAggaatgatttattttattttttaaactatatttATGATAGTTTGTTAAGTATGTAAGGTTCCTAAAAATGTTTTTCGATTTATCGAGCTTGTTTTTTCTTATCCCTAGAAACTTTTTTGCCGTTAGCTAATGTTTTCAATAGCACTAAACACCAGAAAATGCAGAAACCGTTTTCCAGAAACAATTTTAATCGAAATCAATGAAGCTTTAAACTACTGGCTAAATGATATCTTTTATAATGCTTGTGCTAGTGTTACATAGCTTTAGAAAAACAGCTTGTCATAAGAGATGGAATCGCATTTAGATTTTTAGACAAAAGGGGGCATGGCCCACATTTGCACCTAAATACATGTGTATAGTAGATtaaattacatactatgcacagaagtttatatataaaattatgaacTGACATGCCCCTATATGGCCCTCTCCTAATAATAGGCTTTTAGTTAATTAATACTGTTATCATATTGAAGATGTCAACTAGTTTAAGAAGTGTTGTCGACTAGTCCACGACCACTAGTATCTTGAGGTGTCCTCACCCCTCTGTGTTCTCTTTATGGaattaatttcaacaaaagaagaaaaactctTGAACAATCTTATTATTGATTCAATTTTCTCGACAACAATTTGCTTAAATTTTGTGgttgaaaaatatttcatatctttttttttttttcgtttgaagTTTTTGGATGaagtatttgattttttcaatgaaaactTTAAATGATGGGATTTCAACCTGTcatttagggtgtgtttggttggggtaAAAACAGGGAGAAtggaaaatagagaaagaaaaaaatagtgaaaaatgatattttttattatttagttgaaaGGGGtagggggagagaaaagtaGTGAGGCCCACAAGTTTTCTCTCCCCCcattcaaaatacaatctctccaaattggaaagaaaagtgggaaattttttttgacaaaattgcCCCCACTTTTCtagttccttttcttttccacaGTAAGGTTTTTTATTGGGTCAGGCGGTGggttcttatttatttatttattttttataaattttttttattattttttaagaaaacatttttggatgatttcttatgctagttttttttttttaagccacttatgctattttttttgaaatgtctACTTtcatttatacacaattttttttataaaagtataatgtattacttttttcttttatttaagagggacatgatggtaaatttatacaaaccttattttcaaccaaatccaaaagttttccatccctctacttttccatccctctacttttccaccctcttaaccaaacacaactgaggaaaactaaaaacttttctatcctcccaaccAAGCGGACCCTTAGTGATTCCATGGTTTGGTTGGATAAAAATCTCACTTACCTAATtcagtataaattttattttatattaatactAAATAATTAATTCATAAATCTAATAGAATGAGTTTCACTTGTCTATAAAACGACTACTCTAGATAGCTACATTTAATTTTCTCCAACCATCAACCATTTACTTTGTTGGTATcgaataagaaataaaatattatttgctAATCTAGGTTTGGGTTTCAACAACTTTTCTTGAGTAGTCTCTTGTATCTCTAAAATATAGAACTTGTGAAAACTTggacatattttttttttttttttgaaagcaaaaaCTTGGACATACTTAAACTAAGActcaaatacataaaaaatacgTTTTGACTTAGATAtgccaatacataaaaatataacattaacAAAGAAGTTTACACTTTTTATTCATATCATAACATTATTTGAAAAAGACaacaaataatgttttttttcctattacaattaaattcaatgcaatTATATATTTGAATCTAACTGGAGAACTTAATCTACTACGTCTGAggaattttatatatgttttggtTTCAAATACTCACTCTTCCAACGTTCAAATTATTacgaagagaaaaaaaaaatacaaatacttAGTAAATAAGTGTTCATCCAAGCCCTCCCACAAAGGCCCAATCTAGAAAATTAGACTATTTTCTTACTTATCAATATTAAAAGTTCACCTTGAAAAATATCCCCTTATGGGCAGTTCCTTGCTCAAAGAAATTTGAGAATGGGGTTCTGTCTTCTGTGCCTACTAGTTactacaataattttatttatataagggCATTGTATTGTAGAGGACATGTGAACCCAAACTGTTTATTATGAGTTTACgaccaattaaaattaaaaaaaagaaagataaagaaaaaaagaaaacagctATAGAAGGTGGATCAATACCATGTTCCTAATGCTGCAACTCAAAAGCTTCCTTTACCCTCCTTCTCTTTCCTTCTTGCCTATAAAATTCTTCCATAAACTCCTTGTAACTATAGTTTCGATACTTTGATGGGTGTTCCTCATCAATCAAATCTTCAATTGGACCTATCACAATGTCATTATTTGGTGCATAGAACATTGCCAATGATACTCGTGGCAACCATTTGTTGGTTACGGCCCTGTGATCTACACTCTTGTACCTTCCATTACTCAGAACCTGCATAAATTAAAAACACGATTAGCTTAAAAAATAgagcagagagagaaaaaaaactcGATGTATAATCCACAAACAAAATCTGGAAGGAGACTTAATATTCTTTTTGTAATCCGGTTAATCCAGAAGTTAGAAATCCACACGATTTGTACGATTTTAAATTTAGTACATTTTATGTTCAACAATAAACTacattaattcaaaaaaataaaaaataaaaaataaactacatTAATAATAGTGACACCATCAGACAAAGCCACCTAATGATAAAGACAATTGACTAATTGGTTATTTCCATTTGGGTATAAACACACGTGACAAGGCTGACAAGACTAATCGGCTATCATTCGCAATTAATGATGTCACATGCCTATAATTGAAATTCTTTGTCAATATTTGCAACTATTTActgtaaaaattttattattcataattctttttttatcgTTTTGTATTTTAGAGTCTAACTATTATATTTAGCTTACTTGTTTTGTTATGAACTCATTTAAgcaagaaaaaataagaaaaaaaacaagataataaaaGATATGTGTCATCCAAGTTTCTATTAGATAAAATTGGAATTTTAGAAGATTTAAACTTAGTAaatcaattttcaaagaaaatttttgggatattaaaatttagtgcaaagaaaattttgggatATTTGGcatattaaaatgaaataatttagGAATCATAAGATTCTGTTAGGGTTGACTGAGAGAGAATCGATAAAAGAAATTTCTTCATTTCCAaaagacaaagggaaaaattgctCGGTTTTAAAGTTTAGGGGGGGAATGAAACTAcctattttttaattgtgtAAAAAACAGCAAATTTTGGCCCACTAAATTTgactaaataaacaaaaagtctaaaattataacaaaatgttacaacattttcacaatactttttatCTTCAGTCGTGGTGaattttagtttgatttattttattttatatttacttaTAAGGAATTTACACCTCAATAAtcgtgaaaatattgtaacaacaataaaatatcatgacatttttacaatacattattttcaattatgGTAGGCTCTAgtgtgatattttttattttattttattttgatatacaaagAAATTATACTTAACATATGTAAAACTTATTTCTTTTATGGCGgttgtgaaaatgttttgaCAATAACAAAATATGATAACATTTTTAcgatacttttatttttagttgtggttggtcccaatatcatattttattatggCTTATAAGGAGCTGACACcttaacaattgtaaaaatattatgacaatttgttgtattaatataacaacattatattaatgagaaaaaaaaacttaggtagTTCTAGGCTCTCacaaaacaatttttatatcttgtacccggcatatatgccgggtgtgaGACACAGGGGCGGGCCCCACAGTGTGTGGGGCCCGCCCATGTGTGagacacccggcatatatgccgggtgcaggATATAACGCCTCCTCACAAAAGGTGTTGGCCTATGGTGGGAACCATGTGTGGGGCCCACACTTTTTGTCAGAGTTCAAAGCATTGCTCCGAAATTACTATAGAATTGCCGGTATCAacacataaatattaaaaaaaatacagaaccaaaggaaagaaaaatgagcTCAGCCTCCCCTGACTGCAATAATACAGTCatcaaagaaattttaaaaattcaacgattaaatttttaaatttcacaactaaaaaaaaaaaagaaaaaaaaggaaggaggTTATGTGAGAATTTTGAAGAGATTCTCCTCAAACTAGAAACTTTGTCGATAGAATAGATTAtcatttgtctttttctttcaagaaatatttattttgcataaagaaaaagttgaaaaataacgCGGCTACCTGAATTTGATCAGCGAGATTGACGACAAAAGAATTAGGCACAGGGTCAACAGGTACCCATTTCTCATCTTTGATCACTTGGAGGCCAGTCACCCCCTCTGACTGCAATAGTACAGTGAGTGCAACAATATCATTATGAGCAGGCATCCCCATTGTGAGCTCTGGGTCTGGACATGGTGGATAATAATTTGCTTGTGAATAAAGGGAAGCCCTCTCAcctatcttcttctttaaaCAATCCTTCTCTAGACCAAGCCCTTGGGATATCAAGCTCAAAAGTCTATCCATCAAAACTCCAATCTCCTTTGCATACTCAGCAAAAACTTCTCTgtaacaaccaaacaaaaatatgcATGATTTAATAGTGTTATTGAGCTAGTGTAATCAGTCAATCACAGGCTAAATTTGGAATCCAAGAGAGGAAAAACAGAAAAGGATGCAGTGTGAGGTAGAGATACCGATACTGAGGAGGATTTGTGGGTAAGAAATGAGTGAAATCTTCTATAGGATGCCAAGGGTGAGAGAAGGTCTCACTCCACATTATGACCTTTCCAAGGCCTTCATACTTTTGGTAATAGTTGAACACTTTTACTTGCTTGGTATGATCTTTTGTAAGATATTGCGCCCTTTCCTCATGAGGCAACTGGAAGAACTCTGTCACCACAGCCAACACTTTTTGGGATAATTCCTTGGGAACTCCATGGTTGATAATCTGAAAGAAACCATATTCTTCACAAGCTTGTGATATCTTTGAAACTAACGGGGATGACCCTTGACCCTCATCAATTTGATTATCATTTAAGTCGATTGTGGGGATTGAATCCGAAGGAAATACCTTTGAGAGGGTAGGCCTTTTGAATTCTGGAAGAATGAAAtcaggagagagggagagaggtgTGTTATTGGCTAATTGAAAGGGTACTGTCATCTCCATGAAAAGATAAGAGAGGAGCTCTGGTTGAAGCAACAATGAGTTGCTCAAGATATTGTGTTTTTTGAGATGTGTGTGTGAACAGAAAGATATGTGGACCAGAAGAAATTGATTTTCTTATTATAGTAATGATATGACTTCAGTTAAAAGTTTCCTTTGTCACATTTTTTCTTCATGGTGTTTAAGAGTCCCATTAATTTTAACATTAGACTTCCACTGGTAGAATCTTGAAATCGGATGCtcattaaaatatcataaataacgATACTATACAAAGGAGAGTTCTCGCTTGGAATATCATTCCATTGGCAACAAATGACATCTAAGTCAATGGTTTTTCATTTCAAGGAGTTCATCATTTTGGCACGATATTGGTAGTAAGGcctttgttttaagttttatatccTCTAATTTATAAACTGCtgcttgatcatgaaaatttctTCCTAGACAATATTAGGATGTACCAACCAATTGAGTTACAATTTGGTGCTACaccatcaaaatttttcttattcAATAGTTTTTTGATACAATAATATACTATGTATGATGAATCAATATGTGGTATctagctgcttttttttttggagaaacaataTGTGGTATCTacttaatatataattttgcttCGCGAAAAAAAAGGGATTACTATGTtacatttagatttttttttgttcttatttatttatttatttatttttgagttaaaaGCAATGAAGATGTATATATTCATAATAACTACCTAACCAAATGGAGGAGTCCTTATTCTCCATTGCATATGCGGCCATCATATGTGCCACATTATTACATTGTCTAGGAAGTGAACAAAAGAAAGCTTTTGAGAAAGAGGAAGCAAAGTTTTGGATATACTCTAGCAGATCATTATTTCCAACGGACACTTCTCCTTCGCATTTAACAGAGTTATCTATTGGGAGTTTGAACGTTCAATTTGAAAACTTTGTTGGTTCAGTGTTTGACACAATTTCAAGCCTTTGATCATTCTAATTTTCCATATGTATAACGTGCAATATGAGTTCTTCAAATCAACTAAGTTAGTCTCTCGTTATGATATATGTAGATACCATTTtgcaaccaaaagaaaaattttaatctttccAAGTGTAGGGGCATGACTATATTTTTACAAGACCAAGTGCTAAATGGTCATTTCATGAAACTAAAAGGATCGAGAATTGTCctgtaaaatgattaaaatcatAGTGGTAATTTATCGTCCCAAAATTAGAGCTCCAATTAGATAGACAATAGAACATCAAATTTTAACagtggagaaagaaaaaaaaatttgtttgaatgcACATGGTGAAACAAAGAAATGGGATGCTTCATGTCTctaaaaagaaattatgaattttgtCTTAAGAACGTGTGTTCTCACAATACGATATGTGATTGCCCAAAgtactaaggttttgatcgtgtAAGATGCTAGGATTTCACTTTGGTATACATTAAAGCAACCAACATTTTATATTTGAGTTCATCATCCTCttaggattgagagtctatgaaaaTAGTAGTTAGTAAGGTTTATTTGTTCAGGTGAAAATAGTTATTTGAACAATAAATCTTACAATAGTCCAATTCAGTGTACCTTACACAATTAAGACAAACCAGCATATCAATAAGAAATCTTCACTTCCATAATTAAAATAGTTCACCAGGACTGATATATTATAATCTTCACAAATGAAATGCAAATTTACAAAGAGCTTGTGATTTAGAGTTTTTTATGAGAATTTCATTCTCATActtaaattacataaaatatgtcttaCGGACtacaatataattaataatccAGATATTCATGCAAAAagtaatctaaaaaaaataatttttttagggaaaattatAGTAAACCCACTTGTGCTTTGGTCCGTTTTCACTTTGCTTGCATGTGGTTTAAAACTGAACACTTTGCCCAG comes from Castanea sativa cultivar Marrone di Chiusa Pesio chromosome 3, ASM4071231v1 and encodes:
- the LOC142627456 gene encoding protein DMR6-LIKE OXYGENASE 1-like; translation: MEMTVPFQLANNTPLSLSPDFILPEFKRPTLSKVFPSDSIPTIDLNDNQIDEGQGSSPLVSKISQACEEYGFFQIINHGVPKELSQKVLAVVTEFFQLPHEERAQYLTKDHTKQVKVFNYYQKYEGLGKVIMWSETFSHPWHPIEDFTHFLPTNPPQYREVFAEYAKEIGVLMDRLLSLISQGLGLEKDCLKKKIGERASLYSQANYYPPCPDPELTMGMPAHNDIVALTVLLQSEGVTGLQVIKDEKWVPVDPVPNSFVVNLADQIQVLSNGRYKSVDHRAVTNKWLPRVSLAMFYAPNNDIVIGPIEDLIDEEHPSKYRNYSYKEFMEEFYRQEGKRRRVKEAFELQH